In Eriocheir sinensis breed Jianghai 21 chromosome 50, ASM2467909v1, whole genome shotgun sequence, one genomic interval encodes:
- the LOC126982316 gene encoding protein adenylyltransferase Fic-like, with translation MAEQEQPRRACCLSLLNNVLRGSQGGAGRGQMSPWALVWVFLCGAACAGLLGALQAWWAGVQQRPQVLSASLGVLPAGADLSLMDEGYVAMALLGDHADHPLAATTTTTELEDHHAQIEALNTLKAAKELVFSGKSARAGRLLEHALSLAPRHPEVLVHYGEYLEHHRNDVIKADKLYLRALAVSPANSRALRNRRRTQPLVDEKDVALLARIDNKRDDLARIPSSSAALRRIKKEAYFQHIYHTAGIEGNTMTLAQTRMILETRLSVGGKSVMEHNEILGLDLALKFINTTLLHRVGRVTLHDILEVHRRVLGHVDPIEAGQLRTTQVYVSDHIPPPPTRLQVLMEDFVAWLNSPEAQALHPVRYAALAHYKLVFIHPFSDGNGRTARLIMNFLLMQAGYPPVIIRKQDRMLYYDCLQLANEGDTRPFVRFVAHCTEKTLDVYLWATKEALPKIEQRRDEQGRQEEQTQQQEWKADHRQQEEEGDDQQDPQKSASKVYLHDDRHDESSDSERKFVFTSVDDILPWEEVEERERSGGKTSPHPSPSASHGTEDHILMEGGEEEEEEEEEAEVTDADGREQLWFVGEEERVRVRGGGGGKDSRIDSSSSSRIDSSSSSISSGSSDIEHDKVIRYLISEERLAAFEEGVTEEGSPRGL, from the exons ATGGCCGagcaggagcagccacgacgcgCCTGCTGCCTGTCCCTGCTGAACAATGTCCTCCGCGGGTcccagggcggggcggggcgcggccagaTGAGTCCCTGGGCGCTGGTGTGGGTGTTCCTGTGCGGGGCGGCGTGTGCGGGGCTGCTGGGGGCGCTGCAGGCGTGGTGGGCGGGCGTGCAGCAGCGGCCCCAGGTGCTGTCCGCCTCCCTGGGGGTGCTGCCGGCCGGGGCGGACCTCTCGCTCATGGACGAGGGCTACGTGGCCATGGCCCTGCTGGGGGACCACGCCGACCACCCCttggccgccaccaccaccaccaccgagctgGAGGACCACC ATGCACAAATCGAGGCTCTTAACACACTCAAGGCTGCGAAGGAGTTGGTGTTCTCGGGGAAGAGTGCGAGAGCGGGCCGCCTCCTGGAACACGCCCTCTCCCTGGCCCCGCGACACCCTGAGGTATTGGTGCACTATGGGGAATATCTGGAGCACCACCGCAACGATGTCATCAAGGCCGATAAGCTGTACCTCCGCGCCCTGGCCGTCTCCCCTGCCAACTCACGGGCCCTCAG AAACCGTCGGCGCACCCAGCCCCTCGTGGATGAGAAGGACGTGGCTCTTCTAGCGCGGATAGACAATAAGCGGGACGACTTGGCACGCATCCCCAGCTCGTCGGCGGCCCTGCGCAGGATCAAGAAGGAGGCGTATTTCCAGCACATCTACCACACGGCCGGCATCGAGGGGAACACCATGACCCTGGCACAGACCCGCATGATCCTGGAGACGAGGCTCAGCGTGGGCG gcaagagTGTGATGGAGCACAATGAAATCCTCGGGCTGGACCTGGCGCTCAAGTTCATCAACACGACACTGCTGCACCGTGTGGGCCGAGTCACCCTGCACGACATTCTGGAGGTCCACCGTCGAGTCCTCGGCCACGTGGACCCCATAGAGGCCGGCCAACTCAGGACCACgcag GTGTACGTAAGCGACCACattcccccgccccccacccgccTCCAGGTGCTAATGGAGGACTTCGTCGCGTGGCTCAACTCCCCCGAGGCCCAGGCGCTGCACCCGGTCCGCTACGCTGCGCTGGCCCACTACAAGCTGGTCTTCATCCACCCATTTAGCGACGGGAACGGACGGACCGCCAGGCTCATCATGAACTTCTTActgatgcag gcCGGCTACCCCCCAGTCATCATTCGCAAACAGGACCGGATGCTGTACTACGACTGCCTCCAGCTGGCCAACGAGGGCGACACGCGGCCGTTTGTGCGTTTCGTGGCCCACTGCACGGAGAAGACCCTGGACGTGTACCTCTGGGCCACTAAGGAAGCATTGCCGAAGATCGAACAGAGGCGCGATGAGCAGGGACGGCAGGAAGAGCAGACACAGCAGCAGGAGTGGAAGGCGGATCAcagacagcaggaggaggagggagatgatcaACAGGACCCGCAAAAGTCCGCTAGCAAGGTGTACCTCCACGACGACCGCCATGACGAGAGTTCCGACAGTGAGCGGAAATTCGTGTTTACCTCCGTGGATGATATTCTGCcatgggaggaggtggaggaaagggagagaagtggaggaaagacgtCTCCTCATCCCTCACCTTCCGCCTCTCATGGAACTGAGGATCATATActaatggagggaggagaagaggaggaggaggaggaggaggaggcagaggtgacAGATGCCGATGGAAGAGAACAGCTGTGgtttgtgggggaggaggagagagtgcgagtgagaggaggaggaggaggaaaggacagcagaatagacagcagtagtagtagtaggatagacagtagtagtagtagtataagcagtggtagtagtgataTTGAGCATGATAAGGTTATTCGGTACCTTATATCAGAGGAGAGGTTGGCGGCATTTGAGGAAGGGGTGACTGAAGAGGGCTCACCAAGGGGACTTTAG